One stretch of Arachis duranensis cultivar V14167 chromosome 1, aradu.V14167.gnm2.J7QH, whole genome shotgun sequence DNA includes these proteins:
- the LOC107464169 gene encoding vacuolar cation/proton exchanger 3, producing MRMESPDFDEEEEIPLKEETSFTSSSSSPTKGGLTHHGHSHSHSHGNHHNHSNRNSHAFSFETTTAAVLSPDLPKSSVFRLLRITRIRSLYVVLIKAKINLLLPFGPLAIALHYLTGKHGWVFFFSLLGIAPLAERLGYVTEQLAFYTGPTVGGLLNATFGNATEMIISIFALKNDMIRVVQQSLLGSILSNMLLVLGCAFFTGGIVHYKKVQVFNKAAAVVNSGLLLMAVMGILFPAVLHFTHSEVHLGKSVLSLSRFSSCVMLVAYASYLFFQLKSQPNLYSPVDEEGVSGENSDEEEELELTQAEAIVWLAILTAWVSLLSGYLVDAIEGASESLNMSMAFISVILLPIVGNAAEHASAIMFAMKDKLDITIGVAVGSSTQISMFVIPFCVVVGWCMGKEMDLNFQLFETATLFITVLVVAFMMQEGTSNYFKGLMLILCYLIVAASFFVHVDPKTGDD from the exons ATGCGGATGGAGTCTCCAGATTTCGACGAAGAAGAGGAGATTCCGTTGAAGGAGGAAACTTCCTTTACCTCCTCTTCGTCTTCGCCGACGAAAGGAGGACTAACTCATCACGGTCACAGTCACAGTCACAGTCATGGTAATCATCACAATCACAGTAATCGCAACAGTCATGCTTTCAGTTTCGAGACCACCACGGCGGCCGTGCTCTCTCCAGATTTACCCAAATCTTCTGTATTCAGGCTTTTGCGGATCACACGAATCAGGAGTCTTTATGTAGTCTTAATCAAAGCCAAGATCAACCTACTCCTCCCCTTTGGTCCACTCGCCATTGCCCTCCATTACCTCACCGGAAAACAT GGATGGGTGTTCTTCTTCAGCTTGTTGGGTATTGCTCCTTTGGCAGAACGTTTGGGTTATGTTACTGA GCAACTTGCATTCTACACGGGACCAACAG TTGGGGGTCTGCTCAATGCCACATTTGGCAATGCAACCGAAATGATTATATCAATCTTTGCATTGAAAAACGACATGATTAGGGTTGTTCAACAATCGTTACTGGGCTCAATCTTGTCGAATATGCTCCTAGTTCTTGGATGTGCATTCTTTACCGGTGGGATTGTCCACTACAAAAAGGTGCAGGTTTTCAATAAG GCCGCTGCTGTTGTCAATTCCGGGTTGCTGTTGATGGCTGTGATGGGCATACTTTTCCCGGCGGTGCTTCACTTTACTCATTCAGAGGTTCACCTTGGGAAGTCGGTGTTATCTCTATCAAGATTTAGCAGCTGTGTAATGCTAGTCGCGTATGCCAGCTACCTTTTTTTTCAACTTAAGAGCCAGCCCAATCTTTATAGTCCTGTGGATGAG GAAGGAGTTAGTGGTGAAAATTCAGATGAGGAGGAAGAACTTGAATTAACTCAAGCGGAAGCAATAGTCTGGCTTGCTATCTTGACGGCATGGGTATCTTTATTGTCCGGGTACCTTGTAGACGCCATAGAG GGAGCATCTGAGTCATTAAATATGTCGATGGCATTTATCAGTGTCATCTTGCTCCCAATTGTTGGCAATGCTGCAGAACATGCAAGTGCTATCATGTTTGCCATGAAGGACAAACTT GATATCACCATTGGAGTTGCTGTTGGATCATCTACACAGATATCTATGTTTGTG ATCCCATTCTGTGTGGTTGTTGGATGGTGTATGGGAAAAGAAATGGACTTGAATTTTCAACTCTTTGAGACCGCCACACTTTTTATCACGGTGCTGGTAGTTGCATTTATGATGCAG